The following DNA comes from Astatotilapia calliptera chromosome 6, fAstCal1.2, whole genome shotgun sequence.
ctaTCAGCTATAAAACCTTGCCCATAGAGTGACATGCAAAGATGTTATAAATCAAAGGATCAGCAAATCAAGGCCCTGTCTTAGTTAACGTTATCATCTGACTGATATACACAATTGAGACGTTGTAACTTTTATGAGCTTTCATTTATATTGTGAAATTGGCACTCAGTCCAGTAACACAGATGACTTTGTTCTCTGTCGTCTGGAGAactgtgttttagcatttgCATTGATGTTAAACTGGTTATGTCAGTGTGTAAAAGCCTTGCTTCTTAAACCATTCGAACCTCTTCAGAGTGTATTGTGTGTTGGTGACTACATTTTTCAGACGCCACACGTCTTCATACAAACCTTGCATTCTTCTCCACGTCTGAAAGGGAAGTTTGATTCGTGGATCTCGTCACCCCAGCTACCCCCGGATAAAGAGTTGAAGACGATGGTGTTGGAGTCTAACCGGGGGTTGAGGTGCATGGCGATGTTCTCACGATCATGACCGATGTTGATGGCAAAACTGCAACAGATGCgggaaggagaggagaggaaggaacATGAACTCGACTCGCTGCTTCCTGACAGATAACTAAATCGACTTTGCTGTGTGAAATGGACAGGACACTCTCAGCATGAACATCTTAGGAGAAGGTCTCACCTGTCACCACTCTCACCAGGCTTGACACGGACTTTTAACTCCAAGCCCTGCTTGATTGACATATCCTGGATTTTCTGTAAAGGAAAGCGACATAGGAATAGACACATTGAAAGATAAACCAATTCTTGCATTCTTTCAGAGCTTTTTGGTGGGAACTTTAGTTTGCTTCttagaaggaagacaggatgaaataatgataataataataataggaagATTTCAGTACTCATGCTCATTCTTGGATGATAAAACTCTTCCTTGTAGAAGTGTGTATAGATCTGGtctatcagttttatttattacattttaggaACTATCTACATGATGGTTTGAGACAGCGGAACTGCCATGAGCAAACTGATGATTAGCGCTTGTCTTATCTTAGCAGTTGATGATCAACCGAGGTAAAACAATGTACCCACGGTTGTAAAATTAACAAAACAGGAAGGTGTCGTATTTGTTCACTGACGTGGTcgccataaaaaacaaaaaaaaacacccacacaGTGATCTATAGCTCTTCAGACACTAGTCATGTCTAGCATGTCTTTGTACAATATGTGCCCATTAACAATTATacaaacagagaaatgaagTAAGGCTAAATTGATTTTATGTGTTTAAAGATCGATTTCACATGTATACAAATGAGAAACCCAAcatgacatttaaacaatgtttaACAAAGTCAGTGAACCTGTTCACCTGATCAATAAAGCAATAAACTGTTCTTCTTTTCATCTAATCTTCCTATTTATGTGCTGGGCATCACCTGATGGGCAAACGAGAAGTTCATCATGCTGGACCCTATATTCCAGTCCTCCACCCACAGATTCCTCGGTTTAATCTGCTCACCCATTTCAGATTCATGCTGGTTTATCACTGACTTCACAGGGAATTTGATGGAAGATCATTAAGTCAAGCTATACATTATTAATCCCTCTGTGGGATTTGAATTATTCAGATTATTCAACTGTGACATATGGTAAATCTTAGAATAGGATTTTTCTTCTGTTACCAGGCTGTGACTCGAGAATTATCTCTTATATACTTATAACTGTAAGGTGAGCACAATCAGTTTAAGGGTTACGTATTTTCTTGACTGTTACTTAAAGCCTAAATTTGGTTATAGCCTcagcaaaatcaaaatcaaagggAGATTCTCTATTGTATACAAAACGCATGTTCACAGAATATATGTAGCCATCATCACTTCTATAAAACACGCTCTATTAATATTACTGGTTGATACACAAGCTTTGAGCTTTTTTATTCCTCAGCCTCATTAATATTGAGTCTATGCGTTTGAAATATATGACTATTTGACTACTGTATATGCAACGAGAAAAGTAAACCATGGAACGGCAGAGTATGAGGTTCAGCTACAGAATCAAAGCAAATGGTCACATACATCAGGATAGAATATAATGCCACAACTAAGGTAACAGATGCAGATTATTGTTCACGCAGAGAAAGTCCACGTACCATGGTGATGGTGTTCAGTGGATTGTGCTGAGGTCTGATCTTCAGTGGGTTATGCCTCCAGTGACAAGTCTGCAGGCAGGTGAGCGGTTTATATGGGGCAGGAGGGCTGTAAAAAAAGGGTATGGCAATAACTGCCTGTCACTGAATCCACTTAGTAGTGCTGTGCAGTACTGTGATAAATGCAGCACCAATATTGCTGATACCAGTACCAATAGTTTAAACTCGTAGAGGTAGCTTATGCAGGGGAAAGGAATGTGTCAAGACTCATGAAATTAATCATCATCAATCTGCAAattctaaacagattttaatgttaaatcactgtgatttttactttccacaacAGTTAGTTCATTTAACAAAATGTACCTTATGGGcgaatagctgctaagaaaccacaactaaggaaaagcaacaagcagaagagatttgtttgggctaAGTAACACAAGGAGTGGACATTAGActagtggaaatctgtgctttggtctgatgagttcaaatttgagatctttggtcCACCCACTGTGTCTTTGGGTGATGCAGAAAAGGTGAATGGATGGTCGCTACATGCATGGTTCTCACTGTgaagcacagaggaggaggtgtgatggtgtggtggtactttgctggtgacactgttggagatttattcaaaactgaaggcacactgaaccacCATGGCTACTACAGCGTCCTGCAGCCACATGCCATCCCATCTGGTTCACATTTAGTTGGATCATCATAAAAtattcaacaggacaatgaccccaaacacacttcCAGGCTGTGTAAGGACTATGTGACCAAGAAGGaaagtgatggagtgctgcaccaGATGGCCTGGCCTTCATAGTCACCAATTGAGATGGGTTTGGAAGAGATGGaccgcagagtgaaggcaaaagggccaacaagtgttcagcatctctgggaactccttcaagactgttggaaaaccatttcaggtgactcaTCGAGCTTAttgagagaatgccaagagtgtgcaaagcagtaatgaAAGCAAAGGGTgactatataaaatataaaactgcaaaaattatGTACAAGGCCAGATACAATATGTTACCAGGAAATATACAGAGGATGTTCtatgacagagaaggagactaTGAATTGAGGGGGAAATTGAATCTAAGGATTCTTAAAGCACGGTCAAAGGTTAAAACCTTTTGTGTCACTATTTATGGGGTAAAACTGTGGAATAGTTTTACTATAGATCTACAGCAATGCTCAGGAATTAGTAAGTTCATGAAAATACTTCGAAAACTGATTTTGGAAGAATATGATACCGATAAAGATGATCACCCATTGTATgtataaaaaatatcaaattatatcCAAATTATATCAATCACGGTAGCCATGTTTATATAGGTTCTCCTCGTGTATTGTGTGGAGTATGTGATGATGGGAATTAGGTGAATTATGTGGGATCAATAAGATGTTGAGCAGGGGTAGGAATTAATAAGTATGTTCatacttcttcctactccttttcagaccAAACATTGTTTAATGTATAACAGTCATTGTCAAACTGTGGTAcgggctccctctagtggtacGTGGGGAGTCtccagaaattatttttaagatGAAATAATACACCATGTTCTGACTAAGGTATTTCTGAAAATTTAAAAGGTACTTTTCTGCTATCACgtctgacataaatgaagacagacaactaaacagcagtgacgtttgtagggttactgaagttgggctagctggtatataatgatgtgctgtgTGGTGGTTCATACGTcgtcacttaaagaccggatatcccgcctgctgtgaatgttttaatacagtacagttgttattattatcatcacttgtcacatcctgtttatgacagttaaaataaataacattaatataagaaataaaattatCTGTGTAAACCGTATATGGTGTTAAATAGGCTTAAACTACTGTACTGTCatggatcgctgtgtggcaagcaggaggaggacccaaatgcaaaactcacagacacggggatgaactcgagaaacacagctttaatgctggcacggcagaacacaggaaatacaaaactaaactggggaaaGTAAACCAACACTCGCAGGTAGACACAGGaagatccacacaacatgagggagaacgcgatacagcactgagggagacgcagacataaatacaccaaGGGTTAACGAGCGGAGTGGGAGcacatggggaacacaggtgacactgataataatcacgagacatggcaggagtgaacacaacactggCGGGGAGACGGGCGAGgcgaaacaggaagtacagaggttcagacaggaggagagagagcacgagtagaacaccaacataacgggcaggggagacacggaataaacacgaaaggggacgagggctcatgaatacacagaggggcacacagggggtagaGTCATAAAGGGAAAGCACTCagggaacaccacaacagggcaactcaggaaacatggcctaaacaGGGAACTGAATACAAAGATACAtgagaactaagaatactggcccaacatggcccaggaccgtgacatgTACTTTAATGTCGGTCATAAGGGTGGTACTTCCAGAGccatatattttatgaggtggtactcattgtgaaaagtttgagaaccactgatctataatataaaacatgttttgagttatttcacactttttgtttactacataattccatatgtgtttattcatagttttgattatttcagtgagaatctacaatagtcataaaaataaaaccagtgaaTGAGAAGGTATGTCCAGACTGGATGTGTATATAGATCtcattctatctatctatctatctatctatctatctatctatctatctatctatctatctatctatctatctatctatcgagATACATATGTATATTGATCAATATCTAAGGATAGATATTGATAGAGAGAGAGACCCTACCTAGAAACCACTGTTTTAAGGGCATTAAGTTGCATGAACATTAGgaaatatagaaaaataaatctggGAAACTTACTGGTGGAGGTTGATATTCAAGCCGttcctgaaaaaaataaacttccaGATATAAGTACTTCAAACACTGAATGAAACAAAATATGACGTTTATAACTCAGCTTATTCTATTACTGAGATGTGGCACATGGAGAAGATCTTACACTCTAATGATACTTTTTTTTCCCGTCAAGAAACACAGAGGACAGTATGTTGTCTGTGATGACAGTGAAGACTCAGTGGCAatgggtgggcaactccaggcctcgagggccggtctcctgcaggttttagatgtgtccttgagccAATACTGTAGCATCCCTGGCTGAATGATGGTCTCTTATACTGATGCTTCACAGAGGTTTTattggaaatgtttttattgaaacattcaGTGAAGACACCGTAAGAGCTAGAAACAAATTTCTCCTGCTCACATATAGCATATACATCAAATTTACATCACTCAGTTCATTATATCACCTCACTAACTTACAACTACACATAAAGGTCAAGGTCAACAACATAAACTCTATTAAACGACATTTTGATTGCATGTAACTTATTCCGTTAAAGGAAACATTAACAAACATTGTGCCACTGTCAGCCAGGTACTAATTGGCAAAGTAAACGtacatatttttcactttaaggCACACTATTTTACCATATCCTAAAAGAAAGGTTACTAGCAGCCCTTTAACGGTTTTGTGccagtttcctgtttcaaaataaaagcacggatttcaaaataaaaccgaagtgcctttaaaacaaacataaaaatatttaccAAATTTAAAGGTCATTTACACTCCCACCAAATCATGAGTGTTTTAGCAAAAGGGAGAACTATAACAcgaatgatttttaaaaacaaatgaccTTAACCACAAGGCCTTTTACATAAcgaaaacaaagaattatccATGCATGAGCCTGCAGGTAATGTCCACAAGTCTTCATACAATAAAGGGTATAGTCGTTGTCTTAGACAGCTTCTAAGAGCAAGATCAGTTACTGAATGGGCTGTTCAACAATAGACAGCTTGCCAGAACATTGACCCTCCCTTTTCATTTTCTGGTCCCCAAGACGAATCTTAACTTTCCTCACAAGCCCATCTTTATCAGCGACTGTTTCTTCAACTCTGGCTAATCTCCACTCGTTCCGTGGCAGATCATCCATCCTTTCAATGACTATGTCACCAACTTTCAGATTCTTTCTAGAAATATGCCAATGTTGTCTAGTGGCAATATTAGAGAGATACTCTCTTCTCCAGCGGTTCCAGAATTGCTCTGCTAGATACTGGATATGACGCCATCTCTTACGAGCATACATGTCTTCTCTGATGAACGTCCCGGGAGGTGGTAAGGCTCCAGAGGGTTTCATAGTGAGTAGGTGATTAGGAGTCAGCGGTTCTGGACCATTTGGATCATTCAGGTTATCCACAGTGAGTGGACGGCTGTTCACAATAGACATTGCTTCGTAAAACAATGTCCTCAAACAGGCATCATCTAATCTTCCAGGTGAGAGTGAAAGAGTGGACCGAAGTACATTTCTTACTGTTCTGATCTGTCTCTCCCAGACACCTCCAACATGGCTTGAATGGGGAGCATTCATAATGAAGTCGCACTGCCTCTCAGCCAAGAATGCAGTCAGATGATTGACATCCATCTGTTTCAGCGCATTATACATTTCATTCTTAGCTCCAACAAAATTGCTTCCTTGGTCACATCTTATTTGTCGTACTGCTCCTCTTATGGAAACAAAACATCGGAGGCCATTAATGAAGGCATCTGCTGACATATCATTCACCATTTCAATGTGAATTGCTCTACAACAAAGGCATATGAAAAGCAGACCATAACGCTTATTCACCTTACGCCCTTGCTTTGTAAAAAAATGGCCCAAAACAGTCCATTCCGCAATAAGTGAAAGGTGGAGATGGATCCACCCGCTCAGATGGCAGGTCTGCCATTCGCTGCTCTTCCACTGATCCCCTGAGTTTCCTGCATTTGACACACTGATGCACATAAGATGCAACAGCTCTGTTCATTCCTGGGATCCAGTATCCATTTGATCTGATCTCGTTGATGGTTATACCCCTTCCTTGGTGTTTAACCTGTTCATGATGATGAGCTATTATCATCCTCGTTATGTGGTGGTCCTTTGGAATGATCATTGGATGTTTCTGAGAGGCAGGGAGAGATGCATTTTTCAGTCTTCCTCCCACCTTGAGGATTCCATCTTTGTCAAGAAAGGCATCCAATCGAAACAGTTTACTCTGCCATGAAAGTTGTAAGCCATTACTAAGTAGCTGGAGCTCATCTCGATACACTCGTCTCTGTAAATCTCTTATAATGATGCGCTGTGCATCCTCTCGCTCCTGAACTGTGCTGTGACTTGTTGACTTGTCACTCTTGGTTCGGCGAAGAAGTCGCGCAACAGCTTCTTTGACCTTACACCATGAAGAAAACTTTGACAAGCGGTCTGAAAGAGTCACTTGTTCTGCAGACTCCAAATTTAGTGCTTGAAccccatgataacagggttcatgcTGATCGGCGTTGGCCTAGCCCTGCTTTAtcagagaaataagagagcggaaccggctgttcaaacccccacatgGCTGCCCGCTGGATTCGAAGCGCCGGGACGAGGtgcgacctctcacaacgaacgtaatatggtcaacaccttggagacgcttactgctgctgtgaaggctcaaaacaacaccattgagcatatgaggggaaacatcagagagaggcctgctcaaaatgacacccttgagcgacagctggaaaacatcgcggaacagatcactgcagttgtgaagtctcagaatcaaaagactgaCAACACCTTGGAActgaagtttgataccatcatggggaggcggCTCTCCAACGCGAAGTTGAGGGACCAGTCTCAGAGTGCTAAAATTCGAGCTGCtcacaaaacagaaatcaacaatattcaacattcggacaccacggcgccagctgcaggcccaaggctggagcccaccaaaacaactccctgataacgactgtgtgatgactattcttcccgtcccatgaaggccacctgggttggctggcagactgtttacttagcctgatagtgcgaaggacactgtctccgctgaactctggacacacacacacacacacttacactgacaagcactcactcatccccctccctttccaacgccttcgatgcttgtgccctaccggggaagatagcagtcaactggaccagcgcagatgctgcaggaccggatgcgctgtctacgccggctctctcttaccctttacccgcccctgttgcttgtctcgtgtttctatggtgtattgatagtcatgtgcttttgtgctgaggtgttttttctgttatcaaactgttctcccaccaggagctcagtctgagtggagttttttttctcctcctcttacctcatgtagtgttttttcgttgttttttcctatcagcctacctttctgacatgtctccccaatgtgatgtttgtataaagttggtcagaaggttcctttgtgagtgcgcatgcgccattagcgtgctgcctgctgtaacccctaatttccctcgggatgaataaagtattctgattctgattctgattctgattaacttCAGGGTCCCCAACTGGGATTTCTGGGATTACCTCTACCTCTGGTGATACCTCTTTCTCCCATAAGAACTTGGGTCCAGTAAACCAGTTCGATGTCAGAAGCTTGCTTGCACTAGAACCTCACGAAGCAAGGTCTGCAGGATTCTTGTCAGTAGAAACATATCGCCACTGCTGAGGAGTTGTACTGAGATGTATTTTCTGAATCCTATTTGATACAAATGTGTGGAAGCGACGTGCCTCGTTGTTAATGTACCCCAGTACAACCTTGGAGTCTGTCCAGAAGTATTCGTCAATCCCTGAAATTCCCAGTTCTTCCTTTAGAGTATTGCTTGCTGCAACTGATACAACAGCAGCAGGCAGTTCTAACCTGGGGATGGTCACAGCTTTGATTGGAGCAACTCTGGACTTTGCCATAATCAGAGCACAATGAACAGTTCCATTTCCATTCACATGTCTCAAATATGAGCACTGGCCATAACCATACGTGCTTGCATCAGAGAAGTGATGTAGCTCTCTCTTTGTGACCTTTCCAAAGTCAGCTGGTACATAGCATCGGGGTATGGTGATTTTATCCAAATTTGCCAGATCACTCTTCCAGGATCTCCAGACTGGTTGCAGTTTACTGATGAGTGGGTCATCCCAACCTGTACCATGCCTACACATTTCTTGAAGAACCCTTTTCCCAGTTAGCAGGAAAGGAGCAATAAGCCCAAGTGGATCATAAAGAGAGGCAACAGTGGATAGTATACCACGCCTGGTTTCTGGTTGGTCTTTCAAATGGGCATGAAACCTGAAACTGTCTGACTCAATGTGCCAGTGGATTCCTAAGGCTCTTTCCAGCGATGAATCACTAAAGGCAAGATCAAGAGCCTTTACTTCAGTGGCACGCTCAGATGGTGCTATACTCTCAAGCACCTTCGCATTGTTACACACAAATTTGTGTAGTCGCAGACCACCCATAGCACAGAGCCTTTGGGCTTCTTTTGCAAGCTGAATAGCCTCATCTACATCTGCTATGCTTGTGACACCATCATCCACATAGAAGTCCCTCATAATGAATTGGGAGCCCAGAGGAAACAGGCTCTCGTTCTCCTTAGCGAGATGTTTCAACCCATAGTTGGCACATCCCGGTGAAGATGCAGCACCGAAAAGGTGAACTTTCATACGGAATTCCTGTGGCTCCACACTGATGTTTCCATCCTTCCACCACAGGAAACGTAGGTAGTCTCTATCCGCTTCGCGCACATGAAACTGATGAAACATCCTTTCGATGTCGCACATCAGAGCAACATGGTTCTGTTGAAATCTGATAAGAACACCAGTTAGAGTATTTGTCAAATCTGGGCCCGACAGGAGATGATCATTTAGGCAAGTTCCCTTGTACTTAGCCGAGCAAACAAAAACCACTCTGAGCTTCTCTGGTTTTTTGGAATGATAAACTCCGTGGTGTGGAATATACCATGTTTCACCTTCCTTCTCTTCACAGAGAACTTCTTCAGCATCATTGTTTTTAATTACCTCATTCAAAAACGTTACGTAGTGAGTCTTGTAGTTCTTGTTGTTCAGCAGCTTTCGTTTGAGATGGTTGAGCCGGATGATAGCTAACTGCTTGTTGTTGGGAAGGTAGGGTCTCTCTTTAAAAGGGAGAGGCATCTCATAGTGACCATGGGCGTTCATGTAAATGCTTTCCTTTAGCATATTGAGGAAGAGGATGTCATCTTGAGACACTGTTCTGCTGTCCTTGCTGATGTCCTTAAAGTCAGACTCAAGTACTTTAATGGCATCGGATGGCATCACTGGAGGAAGCTCTTTGACAGTTACTCTATGGCATATGTTGGCGACAGGAGGAGATTCAAGGTGAGGTGGTGAGCAGCCTATGATGCTCCATCCTAGGTCTGTGCGGATTGCATAAGGTTCATTATCTCTTCCTAGGATGACCTGTCTTGGTGCTAGTGCCTGTGAGCAGTTATAACCTATTAGAAGACCAACTTCACAGTCTAAATGTGGCGGAATATCATCTGCTATTGCTTTGAGATGATTCCAATGCCTCGCCGTTTCACTGGTAGGAATGTGCCTTCGATTTGCTGGTATGCAGTCTTTGGTATAGGCAGGAGGGAGATCAATGTGATTTGTGGAGGTATAGCCACGCACTCTGAGACCCGAGActctttcactgtgtgttactgtgtccTTTCCGATCATGGTGGTTAGCTTTAGCCTTACAGGATAGGTCAAGCTACGACTAACATCTTCATCAATAAACACAGTGTCCCTCTGGGTGTCAAGCAGAGCATAGACAAGCCTTTATATTCCTGGGTTGTTGGAAGAGGAAACCCAGACTGGCAAAATCATGGATGTAGTCGTAGATGTGTGCTCAGTCTCTGTATTGAGAGACAATGTCGTAACTGCTTCGTCTGTATTCTGATTAGAGGCTAACACAGCATTCATGTTGGAATATCTGTCGTCATGAAGGCAAGTTGGGTGTCGTCCCTTACAGATATCACATAAGTGTCTGTGGCGGCAGTC
Coding sequences within:
- the lgals2b gene encoding lectin, galactoside-binding, soluble, 2b isoform X1 codes for the protein MNGLNINLHHPPAPYKPLTCLQTCHWRHNPLKIRPQHNPLNTITMKIQDMSIKQGLELKVRVKPGESGDSFAINIGHDRENIAMHLNPRLDSNTIVFNSLSGGSWGDEIHESNFPFRRGEECKFYINFNNEEFYIKLPDGSMITFPNRLGDVKYKYFDVSGDARIIGLKLK
- the lgals2b gene encoding lectin, galactoside-binding, soluble, 2b isoform X2, encoding MKIQDMSIKQGLELKVRVKPGESGDSFAINIGHDRENIAMHLNPRLDSNTIVFNSLSGGSWGDEIHESNFPFRRGEECKFYINFNNEEFYIKLPDGSMITFPNRLGDVKYKYFDVSGDARIIGLKLK